TATTTATAGCAGCAAGATATATTGAAGAGAGAAGAAAGAAAAAGAGTAAGGAGGAAGCTGTTTATGAGGCTGTTAAATGGGGTGGAAGAGCAGTAACGATAACTGCACTAATAGTTATGCTGTCCTTTTTATTTATCTATATATACAAAATACCATTTTTCTCAGATACAGCAATTTCTGATATGTTGGCTGTTGTAATTGTGTGGTTATCAGCAATAACCTTATTCCCAGCTATACTGAGGGGTGCTGGAGATAAGCTTTTCTTCCCTAGGAAATTCACAGAAAGTGAGAGTAAAAGAGTAACAATAAAAAGACCATCACTTTATGCTGGAATAATTTCAGCCATAGTGGTCATTTCAGTAGTTATAGCTTTGTTCACTCCACTAACACTAAATGTTTTAGCTTTACTACCGCCTTCTCAAGCAACACAAGGGGTTACGATATTAAGCAATAGGTTTACTTCAGCTAATATATTTCCTATTTATGTGGTTATTCCATACAACGGTACTTTTAATCAAACAGCATATAATTACGCAATGAGTATATATAAAGAGTTGTATAGTATACCCGGAGTTACGGCGGTACAATCCCCCGTTTCGCCATATGGAGGAATAGTTAATTATAGTGAACTTGGAGAGTATAATTATACTCAGTATTTCTCCCATGGCTATATGCTGTTCGTAGTAAATCAAAAATACCAACCATTCTCTAATCAAGCATTTCAAATTGTTCAGCAAATAGAAAAGATTATAAAGAACGGTTATGTTGGTGGAGGACCCGTAGATGCTTTTAACATTTATAACTTCGTTAAGACTAACTTCTTCATTATAGTAGGAGAAATAGCTGTCACAATGTTTATCCTATTGCTTATTATGACTAGGTCTTTAGCTGTTTCTGGAGTAATAATTTACACAATACTATCAGCTGTAGCAATAACTTTAGCTCTAGAAAGGTTAATATTTACTAATGTTCTTGGCTACTCGATATTTGCTGTAGTGCCTATTTTCTTAGTTTCAATTATCATAGGTATAGGAATGGACTATAATATTTTCTTAATAGCTAGAGTTCATGAAGAATTAGAAAAAGGAAATAACATGGAGACTGCAGTTGAAATTTCTGTTAGTAATTTAAGGTTAACAATAGCTTTTCTAGGCTTAATTTTTGCTGGTACATTAGGTTCATTAATGTTAGTAAAGGCTTCAATTTTGCAAGAATTAGGATTCGCATTTGCTGTAGCAGCTATACTGGAAACTACTGTACTATGGAGCTATTTAAGTCCCTCGTTATTGCTTATCCTTTACAGAAGATTTAAGATAAGGCCTAAGCTAATAGTATAAAAGCTATATTTTTTATTTCTATATATGATTAGAGAGCTTCAAGTAATAATTAAATTAGCACCTAGAGTTCTGAAGCTTAGAGAATTTAGGCAGAGGGAATTTAAGGGAGAAAAAATTGATGAAGAGGAAATGAGAAAAGAAGGAAGAAAATTACTTGAAGCGTTTATTTCTTTAGGACCAGCATTTATTAAATTAGGCCAAGTTCTTTCTGTTCATTCTGATGTTCTACCGGAACCTTATCTAAAGGAATTATCTAAATTACAAGACGAAGTTCCTCCAGCACCATGGGAGGAAGTTGAACCTATACTTAGAGAAGATTTAGGGGAGAAGTTTAATGAATATGAAATAGAGAAGAAACCAATATCTTCAGCAAGTATAGGTCAAGTTTATTTAGCAAAAGAAAAAAAGTCCGGCAAAATAGTAGTGATTAAGGTAAATAGGCCTAGAATTAAGGAAATCGCAGAAAGAGATGTAAAAGTTATCCAGAATTTATTACCTTTAACAAAGTATCTATTTGATGAGTCCTTTTATGAAAGTTTAAGGGCAATAGTGAATGACTTTAGTAAGAGAATATTTGAAGAAATGGATTTTACTAAAGAAGCATTCTACATGAAAAAAATTAAAGAGGAGCTTGAAGAATTTCCCGATGTTATTGTGCCAGAATCATATTATGCGACTAAACGAGTACTTATCATGGAATATTTAAAAGGGTATAAAGTCACTTCTCCAGAGGCTAAAAAGATTGTAAAGCCCGATTATTTAGCATACAGGGTATTTAGAACTTTTATGTTATTATTATTAACGAAAGAGTATTTTCATGCTGATCCTCATCCTGGGAATTTAGCTGTTGATGAAAAAGGGAATTTAATACTTTACGATTTCGGAATGGTTGGAAGAATGGATAAAGAGACAAGAAATAGACTTTTAAGAGCTTACGCTGCCCTAATAAGGCTAGACGCAATAGGTTTAGTAAAAGTCCTTGAAGAATTAGGGGCTATTCAGCCTGAAGCAGATAGGGAAATATTAGCAAAAGGTATAGAGCTATTCTTAAAAACATTTGAGGGAATTTCAGTAGAAACCCTAGAAGTAGAAACTTTCCTTAACGCGGCAAATGAAGTATTTTATCGTTTTCCACTAAAAATACCAGAAAAGTTAGCAATATATATAAGAATGACATCAGTACTTGGAGGTACTTGCACACAAATAGATCCAGATTTTAATTTCTTTGTAAATTTACAGAAGTTAATTGAAGAAGAAGGACTTCAATGGAGTGCCATGTTTGATGATATCAGAAATACGATGGAAGCAGCGATAAAAAAATTTAGATTATCCTTACTAGAAAAACCTGTAGTGCCCGCTAAGAAGAGTAATAGGGGTAGTATTATAGCCCCTATATTGGTTATTATAGCAATAATTTATTACTTAATGTCTCACGATGCTATTGTTTCAATATTAATAGGTATATTTGCATTAACTATAAATAGGGTTTAAAAAAGAAAATTAAGTCATTCTATCTTTATAACAGATGTCCCAGCTATCGGTATCCTAATTGTTAGTACACCATTTTCATATTTCCCAGATATTTCAGCATCTTTGGCAACATTATAGGGTAATCTTATCACTTTTCTAACATATTTTGGCCTTTGAGTTAGGTACTTCACTCCAGGTTCGGTAATTTCCCTTTCTGCTTCTATTATCAATTCGTTTTGTCCACTAACTCTTGCTTTAATTTTCTCCTTGTTAAAACCAGCTAAATCAGCGACTACTACTAGGTATCCTCCTTCCTCATACATATCAACTGGTGGATAGACTAGCTCATAGAAACCTCTACTTAGTTCTTCACTTCTCTTCTGTAATTCTTTTCCTAAATAATACATGAATGAAATTCTCCCTCACCTCCTTCTCCTTTTAAGGAAAAACAATATTAATCTGTATATTGCGTACCATTTGAGTAGTCTTTTCATAAATATTACTATCTCAGACAACATAAAATACTTTATTCCTAATTAATTTCTCGTTGTTCAAAAGTACTAATTCAAATTTGAGTGCACATTCAGGAAAATTTTAAAATATTGGCAAAAATCATGTAGCACTTATAGGAAAATCTTTACATTTTTACGTTACGTTAAACAAATGTAAGATATATTGTCTTATTAACTGAAAATTCCTTGTGATTAACGAAATAAAGTAAGGAAGTAAATTCAAAGTATTTATTGGTTAATGAGCAAATATTATAATTTTTTATGGTGAGGGAATTTCCTTAAACTACTAATCATGCTTTGGAATGTTAATAAAATTTATGATTTAATTTAATTTATAATTTCTCAATATTTATTTAATTTAATAATTCAAAAAATCTCGCTAATTAAAAATTATGTAATGATTAAGTTTGAAATTGCATATCTTATAGGTGAAGCATAGAATTGTAAGGAATATGGAATTGTTAGAGCTAATAGATAAATGTAACGTGAAAAATTAATAAGCAAATATTTTTATTTCGTCCCAAAAACTACAATATATGCTGGGAAAATTAATTTATGATAATTTACAAAAATATTCTTTTCCCTATCCTATTGATAAAAAGATATGCGCTGGCTGGGCGAAAGATTTACCTAGTAAAGGGGAAACAATACTTTATACTTCTTGCATGTACCAAACAGCATCTTTAAGTGAGGTCTATTCGAAGTTCATACCATATGCTGAAAAGCTATCATCCTTATCCTTTTTAGGTAGATTTATTAAGCCTAGCAAAGATGAGATAGAAAGAGCTTACAGAATTTTGAACAAAATAGCTCAACTTCTTAAAAGAAATGGGTTAAATTTCGCATATCTTTATGAAGAAGAGCCGTATAGTGGAGCCATACTTCTTGAATTAGGTTATTTAGACGAATTCGGTCAATACGCGAAAAGTGTATATAACTTTTTCAAGAACAAGGGAATAAAAAGAATAATAACAGTCGATCCTCATACTCATAATGCGCTTTCAAGGTATAATGAATTCGTAGAGCACTTTGATTTAGAGATAGTCAGTTACCTAGAACTTGTAAAAGATGTAAAAGGAGTAAACAAGGAAGAAAATTTCGTAATTCACGATTCTTGTCTTTACTCTCGCTTCCTTAATTTAAGAGATGCATATAGAGATTTAATTAGAAAAGCTGGTATAAAGATTGTGGAGGACGAGTTAATTACTGGCATAGATACTTCATTCTGTTGCGGTTCACCTATAAAGCCAATTAATCCAGATTTAAGTGATAAAATTGCTAAAGCTAGGGTAGAACAGTTGTCTAAGCTTAGTAAGAATATTATTGTAGTTTGCCCAATGTGCTATGCTAACCTTTCAAAGTACGGTAATGTAAAAGATTGGATTGAGGTGGTTGAATGAGTCAAGATTGGGAAATCGCAATACAAAGGACAATAAATAATAATGTACCGAGAGTTCACAGAATACTTGAAAATCATAAATATATTCTAGATCTTGCTAAGAAACTCAGAGAAGCTAAAATGAGAGTTTTGTCTGATTTAGAAACTTATGTAGAACAAACGTTAGAGTCTGTGAAAAGAACTGGTGGTAATGCTTATTTTGTTAATAATGCTGAAGAAGCTAAGGAGATTGTAGGAAAGATAGTTGGAAAAGGAAAGATAGTTGTGTTTGGAAAATCAATGGTTGCGTATGAATCGGGAATTAGAAAATATTTGCAACAACTGGGAAATGAGGTTTGGGAAACAGATTTAGGAGAGTTTTTAATTCAGTTAGCTGATGAACCACCTTCACATATTATTGCTCCAGCCGTTCATATGACAAAAGAGAGGGTTGCAAAACTGCTTAAAGAGAAGTTGGGCTTTGATGTTTCAGAGAGTTCTTCTCATGAGGAGCTTGTGCAAAAGGTTAGGGAATTTTTAAGAAATAAGTTTTTGTCAGCTAATGTTGGAATAACTGGTGCAAATGCAGTTGCAGCAGATGTAGGTTCCATAGTTCTTGTTGAAAATGAGGGAAACATTAGAATGAGTACAGTAGTCCCACCAGTTCATATAGCAATTGTTGGTGTCGAAAAAATAGTTCCCACTCTTGAAGACGCTTTAATTGAGGCTTTAGTTCAAGCAGCTTATGCTGGTTTATATCCCCCAACGTATATTAACGTTACTTCTGGTCCCAGCTCCACTGGAGATATTGAGATGAAAAGAGTTAGCCCTGCACATGGCCCTAAAGAGTTTCACCTTATTTTAGTAGATAACGGTAGGTTAAAGGCAAGTAAGGATCCAATTCTAAGGGAAGCCCTACTCTGTATTAGATGCGGAAGATGTCATCTTCACTGTCCAATCTATAGAATTTTAGACGGGAACTGGGGAGATGCTCCTTATAGTGGACCGATGGGTGCTATGTGGTCTTATATTATTTATAATGATTACAAACCGGCTCTATACTGCACTCACTCAGGTAATTGTAAGGAAGTATGTCCAATGAAAATAAATATTCCTAGAGTTTTAGAGTATATAAAATATATGGGTAATAAACAAAGAAGTGATAAGTAAGTTTTTAATCTCTCTAAGTAAAGTATGAATAATGTCTGTAAATCTCGACGTAAATGCGTTAAATAAGCTAAAAGATGCTTCGCTGTGGTTTATAATAGCAACTCTTATTGGGTTTATTGGGGTAGTAACGGTTTTTTCTGAGGTTATTTCCATTGTAGCTTTCATAATATTACTGTTTGTAGCGATTCCTAAGCTAAAAGATGCCTTTAACCTATTTTTACAAACTGGTAAAGATGTTAGGAATGGTATAACCGGAGCTAATATACTACCGTGGGGATATATTATAATCTTTTTAGGTGGTATTATAGGTATTGTAGGGTTATTCTCTATAAGTCCTATTCTAGCTATATTTGGAACTATACTAGTAGTTTTAGGTGTCCTACTAGAATTTATTGGTGGTTTATTAATTGGACTTTCTATATATAACTTAGGTAGATTTTATCAATCCGATTTAATGTGGATTGGTGGAATTCTAATAATTATCCCTGGGATTAATTTTGTTGGATGGATATTGACGTATATTAGTATAGATGATGTTTTGAAAAGACTTTCACCATCTCCAATAGGACC
The sequence above is drawn from the Sulfurisphaera tokodaii str. 7 genome and encodes:
- a CDS encoding (Fe-S)-binding protein, which gives rise to MLGKLIYDNLQKYSFPYPIDKKICAGWAKDLPSKGETILYTSCMYQTASLSEVYSKFIPYAEKLSSLSFLGRFIKPSKDEIERAYRILNKIAQLLKRNGLNFAYLYEEEPYSGAILLELGYLDEFGQYAKSVYNFFKNKGIKRIITVDPHTHNALSRYNEFVEHFDLEIVSYLELVKDVKGVNKEENFVIHDSCLYSRFLNLRDAYRDLIRKAGIKIVEDELITGIDTSFCCGSPIKPINPDLSDKIAKARVEQLSKLSKNIIVVCPMCYANLSKYGNVKDWIEVVE
- a CDS encoding LUD domain-containing protein, which gives rise to MSQDWEIAIQRTINNNVPRVHRILENHKYILDLAKKLREAKMRVLSDLETYVEQTLESVKRTGGNAYFVNNAEEAKEIVGKIVGKGKIVVFGKSMVAYESGIRKYLQQLGNEVWETDLGEFLIQLADEPPSHIIAPAVHMTKERVAKLLKEKLGFDVSESSSHEELVQKVREFLRNKFLSANVGITGANAVAADVGSIVLVENEGNIRMSTVVPPVHIAIVGVEKIVPTLEDALIEALVQAAYAGLYPPTYINVTSGPSSTGDIEMKRVSPAHGPKEFHLILVDNGRLKASKDPILREALLCIRCGRCHLHCPIYRILDGNWGDAPYSGPMGAMWSYIIYNDYKPALYCTHSGNCKEVCPMKINIPRVLEYIKYMGNKQRSDK
- a CDS encoding DUF973 family protein, with protein sequence MSVNLDVNALNKLKDASLWFIIATLIGFIGVVTVFSEVISIVAFIILLFVAIPKLKDAFNLFLQTGKDVRNGITGANILPWGYIIIFLGGIIGIVGLFSISPILAIFGTILVVLGVLLEFIGGLLIGLSIYNLGRFYQSDLMWIGGILIIIPGINFVGWILTYISIDDVLKRLSPSPIGPTPAVPTPSVSVYQVGTGSLSADGKASLVLYSSTQLQIQSASIDNTLISVSWDKITPYILNPGNNTVTIQFPPLTGFIRGSVYSVTLVLSNGQTVKVFLTFT
- the hsp14 gene encoding archaeal heat shock protein Hsp14 — encoded protein: MYYLGKELQKRSEELSRGFYELVYPPVDMYEEGGYLVVVADLAGFNKEKIKARVSGQNELIIEAEREITEPGVKYLTQRPKYVRKVIRLPYNVAKDAEISGKYENGVLTIRIPIAGTSVIKIE
- a CDS encoding ABC1 kinase family protein is translated as MIRELQVIIKLAPRVLKLREFRQREFKGEKIDEEEMRKEGRKLLEAFISLGPAFIKLGQVLSVHSDVLPEPYLKELSKLQDEVPPAPWEEVEPILREDLGEKFNEYEIEKKPISSASIGQVYLAKEKKSGKIVVIKVNRPRIKEIAERDVKVIQNLLPLTKYLFDESFYESLRAIVNDFSKRIFEEMDFTKEAFYMKKIKEELEEFPDVIVPESYYATKRVLIMEYLKGYKVTSPEAKKIVKPDYLAYRVFRTFMLLLLTKEYFHADPHPGNLAVDEKGNLILYDFGMVGRMDKETRNRLLRAYAALIRLDAIGLVKVLEELGAIQPEADREILAKGIELFLKTFEGISVETLEVETFLNAANEVFYRFPLKIPEKLAIYIRMTSVLGGTCTQIDPDFNFFVNLQKLIEEEGLQWSAMFDDIRNTMEAAIKKFRLSLLEKPVVPAKKSNRGSIIAPILVIIAIIYYLMSHDAIVSILIGIFALTINRV